Below is a window of Populus alba chromosome 2, ASM523922v2, whole genome shotgun sequence DNA.
TTTCCTTTCGTCTAGAATCTTGATGTTGTGAGTCATTAAGATCAAAATTGGGTTTTTCTGGAACTCCCTGGttgaaaattttaacaaattccTTGACCTTTCCCCTAACCCTGTTCTTCCCAAAGCTGTCCCTTGATTTTGTAGGTGGAAATTGAAAGTTAGCTTTATCCACTCCTACACTATTCGCTGTCTCGTCTTCATCCTTTAAATTTTCACTAACATCAGGAACCGCAGatgagtttttggttttttttaccttgCTTTGTTTCAAACCAGTTTTAATAGTCATCTCATCAATACCTGTCAGGTAAAACAAATGTGTTATTAGAGATATCACATAAGGAGCATGCTTGGATCTAGAACATGGCTTACCTTGTTCATAATCATTCTCAGATAACTGGGAACGTAGTGGTTTTAACTCAGTCCTGTGAGCCTCTTGTGTAACCACATAaatttcttcctttgtttttccaAATAAGCCTGTTTCAGGAGCAGAGTGATGTTTTGTTTCCATTGAAGCCCCTAAGGCAGAGTTTATAGGACCATCTTCAACAATCACTTGAACATTGCTTGGAGTATCCAACTCAGATATAGGGAAACTTGTGTCCTCAAGAATTTGACACGCTTCTACTTCACCCTGAATGCTTGTGTCGAAGAGGAAGTGATCATCTTGTTTGTCAAGCTCCATTCGACCACTGAATGAGGGAATATCAATATCATGTGGAGTTGCTGAACGTGATTCTCTTGCTATACCCTCGCATGCTGTCCATCCATTAGTACTTGAACATCTCTGAAGTTTACACTTCTCATTCAGCCTTGATTTGTTAGCTCCTCTAAGAGGCATCGCAAAAGGTAATCCTTTGGTTGCCCACTTGtaaatagaaaaatgaaattggttTCTGTTTGTCGGAATTTCAGAACCATCTGAATCCCTTTTCAAATTTCTGCTTTTATCTGTTTCTTCAGGTTTGGTCACGTTTGATGACTCCTCAATGCTAAGAGATGGCTCCTTGGATAAAGCGCTCTGCCGAGAGACATCATTAGTCAACTCGTCTCTAACGAGATTCGTTGGGCTTGCAGATCTAGACAAAGGAGAATATGTATAATTGCTGATGCCATTTGAAGCCCCgtctttatttttgtgttggCCACGGACACTAGAAACAAATGCTGGCAAGTCTGTCCCTTTAATCATTTTGGCAGGGAGGCTGCAAAATTATCAGTACAATATTTGAGCTCTTGGGATGCATTTGTTCAAAAGACACCAAAACCCAAGCAGATAATTGTGCAGATAAGAGCAACTGCAAGATAAACAATCAATAACCACTACCATACACCACATTAATACCGAAAAACATTTGAAACAACCTTAGAAAAGACATATCATCAACTCTTATGGGTATAAAAGTATTCCCAATCGATGATTTATGTCaactgatgaaaaaaaatatataaatcataagATCTAAATCGTACAGGAATAGAGCAAATAGCATCTCGGAATGAAGCCAAAACCTGAATTGTGCAGGCAGTGATGGACTCCAGGGATCAACTCTATGTGGCAGCAATTCAGCAGGGCTTAAGACTCTTGAACCTGGAGTCGAAGAAAGTGAATCACGGTCATGCTTCCTCGGAGAAGAACTCAAAGATTCGCTGCCTCTAAAAATATCACCAAAGAAACCGTCGTCTGGATATCGCCTTCTATTGACATTTTCATCTCCAAACACTGGCTTGTCATTTAGAGCAGACAAACTGTGGCGAGACAACTTGGTATCAACATCACCACTTGTCGATGCAAATGAATCTGTCGTTTCAGAAAAACTAAACCGCACCTCCTGAAGTGACGATCGCCTCGGTGGGCCACCGAAAACATCGGTAAAATCAATATCTGAGTTTCCATACTGGCTCTTTGGAGAAGAACCTGGATGGTTTATAAAAGGTCTTTGGAAATTATAACCTAACAGAACACTCTCTCTCTCAGAAAACCTCTCCATTTCAACCAATAACCAATACGGAATACCCACAAAACCAGATTAATTCAACTGGACAAGACAAActtaagcaaaaacaaaagtggCGGGAAATTCCTGATGGGGTTCTTGTTGTTGAATCAAGAACTTGCAGAGATTTCTCTTCTGAGAATCATGATATTGAGGTGTGGAGGATGAGATACATACAAACAATAACATGGATGATGTTGGCAAGAATACAAGGTGGGGTTAGTGGTATTTGAAGCCACTAGTGAATATCAGTGTTTTTGCGTGCGTGGATATCGGataaggaggaggagaagattCCAAGCGACAACCAAAGTAGAAGACAATCTTTGTCGTCAACCTAAATTCTTAGAAATTAATTCTTGGCAACCGATTAAACTCAGATTTTGTGTGATCCCAAGTTGTTTTAGGTTCGTTTTCTACAATGTCCATTAGGATGACAGCCTGTTATTGCTTTCCATAGATTGAAAGAAGACATGAACTTCTTGTGGCTCCCTTCTTCCGTCcatgtaaattaaaagaaaaatcaaattaaaattggtTAGAACATGACCCAAAAGGCACTTATAGCACGAAATGTAAAGGTTGTTTTTCTCCCGTTGGCCTTTCTGATTCTCTGGCTCATATTTTCGAGTCTTTTGCACTAGAATTTGGTCTTGGTTGCAGCAGATGTGATTAAAACTGACCAAGAAATGCATTGAACGCCCAGGACTATGATTGGTCACCATAGAGATAATACTTTTACATGGTAATCCCATTAATGAACGTAAGTGAGCAGCCGCCAGTTAAATAATGCTCTGTTTGCTAACTGGTTTagcatggtatttttttttaaaaaaaatatattttaaaaatgtttttttttttaattttttatataataatagtaaaaattattatttttattatattttttctaaaatattctcGCATTACCCAACTCACACTAAAGCAATAACCAACCAGGGTTCTGCATGGAGCatgtttattttagaaaatatggttGAGATTAAGATTGGGTACAACACAATTAAccataaaaacttatttttcttattttttcaagctttttttttatgaattttatatataaaacttaatctcaacttttaaaacaaacacactctaaagGGACAATCCAATTCTCCTGAAATTATTACAATGACCTGATTCAGCTTCATGCTAGCAAATCCAGTTACATTAGAAAACCACTTTAGAAACTAGTAATAATACTAGGTTCGGTGCCTGCACTTTGATGCTGTCAGGATGAAAAACCTATTATGTGAgcgctattattatttttttgtttcatttgataaaatatttaaatagggATCaagaatttgattattattgtaACACCCTAACCCACTAACAAGATATTTATCTGCTTTGGCTCACAGGTCTCAAGGATTTATTTTTGACAGCCATACATGATTTTAAAACACATCTTTCAGAATAGCGTAACACACTAACCTTGTTagatactgttttttttttgggcttctCATTTCATCTATTTCCAGGGCTTCTATCTAGTCCCCTTAAGGTTTTAAACATATCTTTCAGAGTAGCGCAGCATACTAACTTTGTCAGATAGCATCCCCTTTGAATAACGCAACACATGTTGCCCAAGAATAAAgggatagataaaaaaaagggaaaaaaaatctttagctCTAAATCAGAGATCTATGCACCACACACGCTGTCCAAGAATAAAGAGGTAGCCGATATAATTAAAAAGCTGTCCTAGAAACCATCATTTGGCTACTAAACCACATTACAAtgcaccaccaccacctgaAATGCACATGttcaacccccaaacaaccatttttttaataatttttatatttatttaattacaaaactttcccgttcaattttataataaaaaaaatataatgaaaagtcAAAACATCCCTTATGCTaattaaagttatttatttattttaaaagcaatcTAGTTTattatgctttaaaaaataaaaaacccagaCAACTCTtaaattctagtttttttctttttttccaagagtgagataaatgaaaaaaaaatgtaaaaggaACCTTTATCCCCAACAGAGAGGCGGAATGTTTTTGGTGAAAAtgacaattattattttactgatACAATCCACAATCGAGAATGCAAATAGCCTGTACTTGACACTGTTCAAAGAAATccgttttagttttttcttaattaaaattggATCTACTGCACCACGTGAATGGTCCATATGAACCTAAGTGTTCAGTGTAataattttttgcttttcttgtcGGGATGCAAGAAGTATGAGGATCCATGGTTTCATGGTCCTTGCTAGTCCGGTCACGTCGTAAGAACCCACCGCAGTCATTGATCCCGACTCCACCAAGATGCAACAAAATGTCGCTCTATAGAAAGAATCAAATATCCCAGAAACTATCAAAGAATTTGCTTGCAAGTTGCAGAAAATTCAGTACGCAGCAAAATCCTTTATCGTGAAACATGACAGACCTGATCATCATAGCTCGGGGCACGAGGGGACGGGTGCTCCGACGAAACTTAATTTAATGCTACAGGAACAATACACAAAGTTTCATCTCTTtggcaaaacaaaaaccaaaatatcaaagaaaaggTCTCTCACATTTCTCTTCAAATGTAATCAAATCAACCTCTACCTGTATCATGTGAATACTTAGCAAGTTAAACGGTCTGTGGGAGAAAAACTAAACCTCCCAGTCCTCTCTGTAGTTGTAGAAGCATCCCTACCAATCAGAACCATCAGGGAAAGGATCCAATGCATCTTTCTTCCCATTAACATAGAACTCCACAACTGCTTGCATTCTTCTAAGTTTATCTGGGTGGTAGTTTACATGAACAATTACTGGCTTCAGCTTTTTTAACGCAGGGTCTTTCCTTACTGTCTTGAAAAGAACCTTACtgttcataaacaaaaatatatccaATGTTCTTTTTGCAGCATGGAGCCCGTCATACCCAGGATGTGAGGGGTAGAAAAGCTCCTCATTGAAAACTGCTTGGTCCCATGAGTTCGGCTCTCTAGACAAACGACCAGCAACACGATCCAAAAGCTGAATGGAAGGGAGTGTAGGCCTTATATAAAAGAATCCAGAATTGTAAACCCATATCCTCATTGTATGAGCATAACGAGCCCAACCCATGGCAGGTTCATCAAAGACATCATTAAATCCATAAGCTGTCATATTATCGTGGCCATCAGACATAGATTCAACATCTGAATCACGATAAAGATGATCAAATGGGTTCTGCAAGTATATTATATCAATATCTGACAGAAGAACACTGTAACCCAGCTGCAAAAATTCCCTCAAAATACGGAACTTCAATCCAGAAACAGCATGATTACCACCTGTTCTTGCAACCGAATCAATATCGCTATCCGGATCCCTCTTATACACTGGAACATCATTTGACTTGCAGAAATCTACAATAGGGTCATCTAATGCTACAACAAGGTAATTGCGTATACCAGCTCTCTTGATGTTAGTGAACCAGACTTCTAACATGGCTTTCACATTTGAATTTGCAAGTGCAACAATGAGCTCCTTATGTACAGCAACTTCCTCCAAGAGCTTTGCCAGTCTAGCATTCACAGACTCATCAGGAACAACAGTTGGGTTAGTTCTCAAACCCTTGACGGTACCAAAAGGACCAGCTTTCTGCTGTTTACCCAGTAACAAAACCTGCTTCTGAGCATGATCCTGTCCTTGTTCCGCCAGCTGCAGCTTTTCATTTAGCTCCCTAGCTTGCTTCTTCAACTCAGCATTCTTCTCTGATATCGTCACGATATCAGCCTTCAGCATTTTAATTCGCTCTGGTGATTCACATGAAGATGAACCAGtctaacaaacaaacaatagGAGGTAATCACAACATGATAAGTGCCTATAAATCATGGTATTCAACAAGAGCGACAAATGAAGCAACCATTGAATGATAATACTCAGTAACTGACACAAAATTGACTTTGAAATTCATGCTAATGCACCCGTGAAAAGTAAATCCGTGCTCAAATCAATAACTAGAATGATAAACCTTACCTTCCCCTCTCACCAAGCCAGGGAATGCCGCAAGAATGGGGAAGATACTAAACAAAGACTAAGACATCAAAGAGGGGAACTATTGAAATGGTGGCTCTTTCACAACTAAATTAATGGCACAGAGCTGGCTTCTctttaaaagcacttttaatGATCTAGAAGATTTTCAATTCTGTATCCTTACAATTTCACCGAATTATCCCATTCCTTAATGAAATCATGTCTTCAATCAATTTACTGAAACATGGATCAACCTGAATTCATCTATGAAAGCAACTGACGCCAAAAACAACACGCATGCATGCAAAGTCAACGGAAAGAAATAAAGTCAACTTCTTGAGTGCATAGAAAAGTTCAAAATTCAAGAACAACCAGAACCAACCCAggtaaaaagaatataaaaaacaccaaaattaaGTTTACGACTACATTAACGACACGAAGCactgaaatatatatatggacAAAAAGAGATTTGGAGGTTTAAGGAAAAAGGATTTGAACCTGGAGATTAGAATTAGCAATCCGACGATGTGGGTTAGCCAGATCGGAGCTGAAGAACCCATGAGGATATAACACAGAAAAGACGAAGCCAAGAAGAACACCAACCACAACGGCTAAGGCGATTCGAGATCCGCTAAGTGATTGCCCTTTAACTCTTCGAAGAATAGCCATGCCCTGGTTGAGTTACATACAGTCTACAGACAAAACAGTGTCAGAGAAATAAGCAGCGAAGACTTTTTAGTTTTCTATTagcaaaactaaattttaaggTACTGGAATCGAGTTGATTCTTTTGTCTCTTTCAAATTAACAGGCTGAGGCAAGCGAAGACTTGATTGTGCAGCGAAGTGATTGCGttctaagagagagagagagagagaggagagaggatCGAGTGTGGATGATTTGAATGATATTATAACAGATATGAAGTCTTGGCCTTCAGATTGTAACTTAACATAATGATCACTCGGCTCTAAGATAGTAACATTGTGGGCTCCGAAGGTGCTCTCAGAGacgtgtttgggagtgtggtagctgttgcttttcaaatagcttttcgtgccgaaaagcatgtcaataatgtttttttattttttaaaaattatttttgatatcagcacatcaaaacgattcagaaagtacaaaccgaactcaattttagcaaaaaataaaaaaaaatttgaattttttcgaaAAGCAGGTCACACCTCAATCTCAAACGGCCTATtagagaagaaaaatttgaattcttttaagggtgtttgaaattgtgaagaaaaatgttttattattattattattatttttaaattaatatatcaaaatcattttaatattaaatatattttttcaatatttttaaagctaaaattactttaaaaaaacccataaaagcataataaaaaattgtgtCTAACAccctataaataaattaaagcatTTTTTGGACGGTATtagaaattacttttcaaaaaaaaaattaaaaaatatatattaaaatatttttattttattttttacattatcgtattaaaataaaaaaaattttttaaaaaataaaaattaaaaataattgaaaaaacatatttcttcttcacaaacaaACACTATTTTGTTTTGGCAGTTACGGAATCCCAGTCTCAAGAAACATTCCAAAAGGATGGCCCTGTCTAGATTTATACACAATTTCTACCTTTTCAAGGACAGAACTTTAtgcattatgttttttaattaaaaatatattaaaatcatatatttttttatttttagtattaatatattaaatttattagaaaaataaaaaataatttaaaatatagcgAGCGTGTAGTTATCAAGTTGCCTTAAATGAAATAGGGTCATTGAGTAGTTATTATAagtaactttaaaaatttatattaaaaacaaaatgcaaggtagaataaataaatcaataataatgtctgcaattaaattaagtttgcaagatttttaaaatttatctttcaataaaCTTGTAATATTTAGACTAATAACTTGTAAGCATATAGCTtataagtttataattaatAGGCTTATAATCTAATTAAACTTGTACTTCTCATTaccaaaaacaaatctagaaaatatattatcttatcaAAGATGTCAAGCTCACATCTGTAATCATGCTGGGGGTCATTCCATGAATGCAAGTGCTTTGCTCTTAAATGTTTAGCTgtatttcaaattcaaagaatttaaattatttgattactctttgagtttataattattttttacatataaaaagattgcaaagttttaaatttatatttaagtgaTATCGTTACaaatttgagattaaaaatcTAGAATTGTAAAGAGAATCTGCATGATAAATTTCTAGAGTTTAGATACGagcttataatatttttaatatttattaaatttaatctttaatttttaaagtatttttaattaaagaaaaaaccctgACAGGAAACAATAATAGGCTGAGTAGAATTTTTTAGTTCCATATTTGTTTCTAGCCTCGATCAACTTCAATATCGTTTCGCGAATCTCCTTGTCCAGGCTCCATCTGTCTCTGTTCCTTTTAGCAGGTAAAATCTGTGCTATTAGTTATGGTACTGCTTCTAATAATCAATAAGACTTTTGCGAGTTTCAGTGTTAGATACCTAAACCTTGGGATGCAGAGACTATCCAGGGAAAGAAAGCCAGAAAGCAATTGTTGTTCTTGCAACTCAAAAATGCGTTTTCTCTCTTCGAAGTATATAGTGTCTCACGTAACTTCTATCTCGAATTCATCTCTCCCGCTGTCTTCATGGTACTCGCCACCATTTTTGGAGTAAATCCATGTCAAATCGATTTTCTTGATCTAGGAGTGTGCTCCGAGTTCAAGGCATCGTCAGTGATCATCCGAGCTCGGTGAGCTGTTTTGACAAAATTAAGGTCTCTATCAAGCCTCTCGAATGACTCACTAGTACTCATTAGAGCACCCTGGTCTACAATTCCCAACCTGGCCAGTACAAGTATGTCTTGCATGCTTTCTTGAGCATGTGCTATGGGTAGGAACTACTGTACCATGTAGCTTTGCTGACCTCGCTTCCAATCTCCCATGGAGAATCTCTGACGAGTACTTTCCGATCATATATAACCCGCTCTCACCATTCTCATGTTATAAGAGTTTAAATTCCCATCTTCTTACATGAGATGAGAACAACATGATCGACCACTCCAAAACTAATCGGCTCTTGACGCATTTTCAGTTCATGTGATAGAAAGTTCCACCTCAACAGAGCGCATGATAAAACGCAATTTCATTTCCGGCAAATAAAACAAGCATACCGTACAAAACATTTTCCACCTGCAACCATCCTTTGGTCCTGTTGTGCTATCAGCGGAAACATACCAAACATGGATAAATCTTTTCAGTTCCAGATTTACAGGAAGAGAAGCAGCAGTACTAAGTATTAAAATTGCTTATGCACCAATAACAATGAGCCTCGTGCCTCGCgaattttcaatttgaaatcTTGCGAAAGAGGATCTGCGCACCGTATTGAGGCTGCATGCTTATAAAGAGGTTTGGAGCGTGAGTATAAGTGGGCGACACGGCCAAAGAGTACTGCCTTAGTATCATGGTTAGGGCAATTTTTGCCTCCATAATTGCCAAACTCTGACCAACACAAATTCTTGGGCCTAACGCAAACGGGAAAAACGAAGCCAAGTGCTTTCGAGACTTGTTGAATCTCAAGGGGTTGAACTCGTTAGCATCTTCTCCCCATATTTCAGTGTCGTGCTGGACAGCAGGCAAGGGCAAATAAAGCTGTGTATCAGCAGGAATGTCGATTGCTCCCAACCTAACCTCCCTGGATGTTTGCCGCATCAACATCAGAACTGGAGGGTAAAGCCGCAGCGTTTCATTGAGTATCAAATTCACCTGCAAGAAAATTACAGAGAACGACAATCATACATTGCTGATGCTTAAATAAACATGAATCCCTGATCAACTTTGAGGCAATTGGTATGCAATAGTCCGGGATGGTGGTTGTGAATCGGCATTTTATACTCCACAAATTGCTTGCACAAGATGGGGCAATGGAGCAAGTTCTTTCAAAAGTGAAGGATTTGGGAGCGGACATCATGGTAATTGTTGAGCAAGAAGCCAATCTTAACAGTCCTGATCTTTCGAAGCTCCCTTGTTTTCGAGTTACTGTAGAAAACATATCAAGTCCGTGTGACATGCGAGGATTATTTCAGGCGACAGATTGGGAATGTGGTGGCATGTGAGGGCGTTGACCGGGTCGAGCGGATTGAGTCGTTtgctcaatgaaaaaaataacaaaatctatCATGTTGCTTTTGCTATAAGGCTAACAAGTACCCACCCTTGCAAGGATGATTACGTATTGGAATTTGTTCTCCCTGGAAGCATGAAAGAGACTTCAGAACTAGAACTTTTGATAAATAAGATTTTGTGTAACTTGCAGaggaaatatatttaaagttgAGCCTCTAAAAATAGATTGGATGATGAAAAGAATGCCAAACATCCAACATGAAGCAGTTTCTAGGGTTTTTCAATTGCcattataaaaaacatcaacataaaaaacatgattcacCTTGGAGCTAATTCGCCATATTCCCAATTCAATGAATACttacaaaagcaaaagcaaggAATCATACTTACAATCTTGAGGTCATTTAACTTCTCTGCAACTGGAAGCTCCTTCCTTCCATAGACACTGAACACTTCTTCCCGTGCCTTGTCTTGCCATTCTTGATGTAATGCTAAAAGGAGAAGTGCCCAGGTCACAAGATCGGCTGTCGTTTCCTTTCCGGCGAAGTAGAATGTTTTGCATTCATTTACAACATCCTCAACCCCTAATGTCTCTTCCTTGCCATCTCCGTTCTTATACGAAGACATGAGTAAACAAAgtagattttttgaattttctttaactCTGTTATTAGTCTTGATCAGGTTCTTTATTGCTTCACGAGTTTCCCTCTCTATTCTCCACCTCTCTCTGTTCTTCTTGGTGGGCAAAAACCTGCACACAGATAGATGAAACCGAGACTAAATCACGAAGCCACTTGGCAATGGAAAATGACAAAATGTACAAGCTAGCAGCAAAAACAACACgtcagatttttcttttcattgccGTACGTCTTCATTCTCGCCCAtttgagtttattgaaaatgaaTACTGTATCAAAATTCAAGTTATAAAGGATCGGCATGCCACGTGACAGCTGCAGTTTCCTAGAGACACAACTTCATTTTCCCTTTTATGATGAAAATAGGGAAGCCATACATAAACTACCATTAGAGCCCCTTTGCCAAGCAGTCACTCCGAGTTGCCGTTGACAGCTTTAAACATCAAAAtgcatcattaattaattattgttcttgTCTTAGCTTTCTTACATTACTTTGATAACCTGCCTGGATAATTTTATGTGCATCAAAACTCACCATCTTAGAAATGTAAATGGAAAGATGATTTAAGCAATGACTTTTGACTgacacacacaaaataaaaaaagcaaaataaataataatcaccaTTCACCTGAACCCTGGAATATACGCATTTCCTAAAGCCTGGAAGGCAAGGTGCTTTTGCTGTTCCTGCAACCCAAACACACGCCGCCCTTCTTCATAGTTGCTCCCAAAAGCCGTCTTGGATATAACGTCTGCTGACAGGTCCTGAAGATCATCCATCACATCCATCTCAAATTCATCTCTCCCTCCTCTTATTTCCTCCCATTTGGTTAGCATATTCTCTGTGCTTGCGACAATTCCTGGTACCCAACactgtaaaaaatatttatttttaaccatcCAACTCCAATTAATTACTAATATGTACGTTTACGCGTGTCCAATTGAACACATATGGGGAATTCACTGTTATCATcctcaaaaaaatttcagatttagtttttttatttaatattgaatttgtttattttggttttatgaCTCGAGTTATAgatttaaagaattaatttaagttttttatgtcttttttagttgatttttttttttaattttatccttcaataattgattaatttataattaaacttcataatttttttcgatCTCATTATTTAAGTTATGATTTTGATGagttaatttgtgtttttttttttttaaattacatccttcaacattgaatttgcTTATCATGTTCTTATGTCTGCCCGGGATGCAAGTTAATTcgagtttttttgttcttttattagttattttttttcttttaattttatcctttaatatttgtttaatttaaaattaggcttcataatttttttggtatatgtTTTTCGTAAGATTATCTTGGTTTCATTAAAAAAGTAAGGGGTTTGAAAGGTTAATTTTAGTTGACCTtgattgatttaatatgttttcattttaatattttttaaaaaaaaaacatgctttttttgaatttttttagtaaaatcatgtttttaacgGTTTCTCGGGTTGTCTTGAACCAATCAGATTTATTGGATCAACCCTTATACAGTTTAGATTTTTTCTActagaaaacatgttaataatacctaaatattttcttacactaaaaaatataatttggctCGTGATATAATACGGAGAATAATCTAATACACACACGAGAtaatgttataaatatatttaataggaATTTGTCTATTAATCGATTtgatgcttttttatatattattttatgagtttaatatattggtgttaaaaataaaaagaaaatctaaaaaaatattattttaatatattttttaaaaacactttccacCATGTTACTAAGCACACACTTTATCCtcctattgtttttttcttaaagaaagaATTCCATCTTGAAAGGTTGATTTGTTTGAGCATTGCTTTTTACCTTAACTCGCTCGATCATGAAAGCCTGATTTGCGATCCTCCTATGATGAGCCCACTCGTCACCGCTGAGCCCAATAAGCCCCTGTCCAAAGAGCAGCTTAGCCAGGGGGTTATTTCGTGCTTTCTCAAACGACCCATCACCCGTGTTCATAAGAACCTCTTTAATCATACCAGGGTCTGATATAGCCAACGTGGGCTTGGTTCCGAACCAGTAGAGGAACGTCTTCCCGTACTTGCGCGACCACTCATGGTAAAATGGGGCCACTCGAGGCACCACATCGTGGTTAAAAGGCATTGGCTTTGACCGTGCTTCGCTAAATAGACGACTAAACTCAGGCGCGTTCCCGAAGAGTAGACGGTAGGTAGGGCCATTTATGCCTTGCTTTCTGAAATGGACCTGGATTCGCCATGGAATCCATACCACCGAGTGTACAAATTTCAAGATGCAGGCGAGTAGCAGTGACACAAGCAGAAGAAAAGGAATTTGCATTGTCAAATCTGTGCGTGTGAGAGAGAAGGCGGTGCTGTTTGGGGACGGAGGCGATCGCTCGGCGATCCAGCCGTGTATAAATAAGTAAACACGAGATTCAGGAATTGCTCGTTTTGTAGGAAGAAAGGCTGGGATAGGGACTCTCGGCCTCAGCACTTCAAAAATGATTGTGGGTGCAATCACAGCAGCGACAGCACtcgaatttatttatttatttatttatttatttcaatgtgGAACAT
It encodes the following:
- the LOC118042316 gene encoding arabinosyltransferase RRA3 codes for the protein MAILRRVKGQSLSGSRIALAVVVGVLLGFVFSVLYPHGFFSSDLANPHRRIANSNLQTGSSSCESPERIKMLKADIVTISEKNAELKKQARELNEKLQLAEQGQDHAQKQVLLLGKQQKAGPFGTVKGLRTNPTVVPDESVNARLAKLLEEVAVHKELIVALANSNVKAMLEVWFTNIKRAGIRNYLVVALDDPIVDFCKSNDVPVYKRDPDSDIDSVARTGGNHAVSGLKFRILREFLQLGYSVLLSDIDIIYLQNPFDHLYRDSDVESMSDGHDNMTAYGFNDVFDEPAMGWARYAHTMRIWVYNSGFFYIRPTLPSIQLLDRVAGRLSREPNSWDQAVFNEELFYPSHPGYDGLHAAKRTLDIFLFMNSKVLFKTVRKDPALKKLKPVIVHVNYHPDKLRRMQAVVEFYVNGKKDALDPFPDGSDW
- the LOC118042317 gene encoding cytochrome P450 734A1; this encodes MQIPFLLLVSLLLACILKFVHSVVWIPWRIQVHFRKQGINGPTYRLLFGNAPEFSRLFSEARSKPMPFNHDVVPRVAPFYHEWSRKYGKTFLYWFGTKPTLAISDPGMIKEVLMNTGDGSFEKARNNPLAKLLFGQGLIGLSGDEWAHHRRIANQAFMIERVKCWVPGIVASTENMLTKWEEIRGGRDEFEMDVMDDLQDLSADVISKTAFGSNYEEGRRVFGLQEQQKHLAFQALGNAYIPGFRFLPTKKNRERWRIERETREAIKNLIKTNNRVKENSKNLLCLLMSSYKNGDGKEETLGVEDVVNECKTFYFAGKETTADLVTWALLLLALHQEWQDKAREEVFSVYGRKELPVAEKLNDLKIVNLILNETLRLYPPVLMLMRQTSREVRLGAIDIPADTQLYLPLPAVQHDTEIWGEDANEFNPLRFNKSRKHLASFFPFALGPRICVGQSLAIMEAKIALTMILRQYSLAVSPTYTHAPNLFISMQPQYGAQILFRKISN